A stretch of Suncus etruscus isolate mSunEtr1 chromosome 9, mSunEtr1.pri.cur, whole genome shotgun sequence DNA encodes these proteins:
- the PROCR gene encoding endothelial protein C receptor isoform X2 codes for MLTALLPLLPLLLLPGWVLCSHEASEGPQSLHMLQISYFRNPNQVWHHGNASLMGHPTHKLEGRGTNVTFVQLQPLQDPESWAIMEESLRLYIQQFYSLVRLVHQERHVAFPVTVRCFLGCELPSEDTKASTFFEVTVNGSAFVSFQPETALWVAAPHTHSRVATYTLQQLNAYNRTRFELQEFLQDTCVQYVQEHSGMKDKKGKQKSRSYTSLVLGLLMGCFIVAGVAVGIFLCTGGRRRC; via the exons ATGTTGACAGCGCTGCTGCCTCTGCTGCCTCTACTTCTCCTGCCTGGCTGGGTTCTTTGCAGCCACGAAGCCTCAGAGG GCCCACAGAGCCTCCACATGCTCCAGATCTCCTACTTCCGCAACCCCAATCAAGTATGGCATCACGGCAACGCGTCGCTCATGGGGCATCCCACACACAAGCTGGAGGGCCGGGGCACCAATGTCACCTTTGTCCAGCTGCAGCCCCTGCAGGACCCAGAGAGCTGGGCGATTATGGAGGAAAGCCTTCGACTCTACATCCAGCAGTTCTACAGCCTCGTGAGGCTGGTGCACCAGGAGCGACATGTGGCCT TTCCTGTGACTGTTCGCTGCTTCCTGGGCTGTGAGCTACCCTCAGAGGACACCAAAGCCAGTACCTTCTTCGAAGTGACCGTGAACGGGAGCGCCTTCGTGAGTTTCCAGCCAGAAACAGCCCTGTGGGTGGCAGCACCCCACACTCACTCCAGAGTGGCCACCTACACACTACAGCAGCTCAACGCGTACAACCGGACTCGGTTTGAACTGCAGGAGTTCCTGCAAGACACGTGTGTACAGTATGTGCAGGAACACAGCGGCATGAAAGACAAGAAAG GTAAACAAAAAAGTCGCTCGTATACTTCACTGGTCTTGGGCCTCCTGATGGGCTGTTTCATCGTTGCTGGTGTGGCTGTGGGCATCTTCCTGTGCACAGGTGGACGGCGGCGGTGTTAG
- the PROCR gene encoding endothelial protein C receptor isoform X1: MLTALLPLLPLLLLPGWVLCSHEASEGPQSLHMLQISYFRNPNQVWHHGNASLMGHPTHKLEGRGTNVTFVQLQPLQDPESWAIMEESLRLYIQQFYSLVRLVHQERHVAFPVTVRCFLGCELPSEDTKASTFFEVTVNGSAFVSFQPETALWVAAPHTHSRVATYTLQQLNAYNRTRFELQEFLQDTCVQYVQEHSGMKDKKGRNGLRPGKGQNGGYTSSSRRSRAGTLRPAHPVKLLDASATLRVL; the protein is encoded by the exons ATGTTGACAGCGCTGCTGCCTCTGCTGCCTCTACTTCTCCTGCCTGGCTGGGTTCTTTGCAGCCACGAAGCCTCAGAGG GCCCACAGAGCCTCCACATGCTCCAGATCTCCTACTTCCGCAACCCCAATCAAGTATGGCATCACGGCAACGCGTCGCTCATGGGGCATCCCACACACAAGCTGGAGGGCCGGGGCACCAATGTCACCTTTGTCCAGCTGCAGCCCCTGCAGGACCCAGAGAGCTGGGCGATTATGGAGGAAAGCCTTCGACTCTACATCCAGCAGTTCTACAGCCTCGTGAGGCTGGTGCACCAGGAGCGACATGTGGCCT TTCCTGTGACTGTTCGCTGCTTCCTGGGCTGTGAGCTACCCTCAGAGGACACCAAAGCCAGTACCTTCTTCGAAGTGACCGTGAACGGGAGCGCCTTCGTGAGTTTCCAGCCAGAAACAGCCCTGTGGGTGGCAGCACCCCACACTCACTCCAGAGTGGCCACCTACACACTACAGCAGCTCAACGCGTACAACCGGACTCGGTTTGAACTGCAGGAGTTCCTGCAAGACACGTGTGTACAGTATGTGCAGGAACACAGCGGCATGAAAGACAAGAAAGGTAGGAATGGCTTGAGGCCAGGAAAGGGGCAGAATGGGGGCTATACCTCCAGCAGCAGGAGGTCCAGGGCTGGGACTTTGAGACCAGCACACCCAGTTAAATTACTTGATGCTTCAGCCACTCTGCGTGTTTTATGA